In the Colwellia sp. 20A7 genome, one interval contains:
- a CDS encoding helix-turn-helix domain-containing protein: MMTLDSTNKEYNLLAQCITSLNSVNFSQQLVEFIDSFIDYDCLLILGYRQGKHPIYLYDSIDSKRELLFQRYLINSFVYDPFYIALTQNNIEGVYSLQDVISDIGEYKNYQQEFYYETNWQDELGLTVRIDEARWVVIYFGYTQTEKKFTEQQKQQLKNRYPLIQALCHQHWSHDTFVLGSSKHSNISQAIKEGVATFGKDLLTLREQEITALLVQGYDSKDVSAHLSITIGTVKNHRKRIYSQLNVASLSELFQLFLNHIARN; encoded by the coding sequence ATGATGACGTTAGATTCAACAAATAAAGAATATAACCTGTTAGCACAATGTATAACATCGCTTAATAGTGTTAATTTTTCACAACAACTAGTTGAATTTATTGATTCTTTTATCGACTATGATTGTCTGCTTATTCTTGGTTATCGACAGGGAAAACACCCCATCTACTTGTATGACTCTATTGATTCTAAACGAGAGTTACTTTTTCAGCGTTATTTAATAAATTCATTTGTTTACGACCCGTTTTATATTGCCTTAACCCAAAATAATATTGAAGGCGTATATAGCTTACAAGACGTTATCTCAGATATTGGGGAATATAAAAACTATCAACAAGAGTTTTACTACGAAACCAATTGGCAAGATGAATTAGGCTTAACGGTGCGTATTGATGAAGCACGATGGGTTGTTATTTACTTTGGCTACACGCAGACAGAAAAAAAATTTACCGAACAGCAAAAGCAACAATTAAAAAATCGTTACCCGCTAATACAAGCGTTATGTCATCAGCATTGGTCACATGACACCTTTGTTTTAGGCAGCTCTAAACACAGTAATATCAGCCAAGCGATCAAGGAAGGAGTCGCGACTTTTGGTAAAGATCTACTAACGTTAAGAGAGCAAGAAATAACAGCGCTATTAGTACAAGGGTATGACTCTAAAGATGTTTCCGCGCATTTGTCGATAACCATTGGTACCGTGAAAAACCATCGTAAACGCATATATTCACAGCTCAACGTTGCTTCGTTAAGTGAATTATTTCAGTTGTTTTTAAATCATATCGCTCGCAATTAA
- the ftsY gene encoding signal recognition particle-docking protein FtsY, translated as MFGWLGFGRKAKEEAVDESSTAEEQATVESEAIDKPIINEAAEVNVTEEVVAKAEVKVEDILPEPEPEPEPEPEPEPEPEPEPELLTPKVVVPEPITAKAVELEPVKPKEVEPESFTPEEVAAELPVSTEVELPVAEEVIATTEPLDESEGEPEILEAPEAVEAPAVIEEEKLGFFARLKKGLSKTRHNLGGGLFDLFRGKQIDDDLFEELETHLLLADIGIETTMKIIDSLTQSANRKQLKNAEALYELLKVELKKVIDKVDQPLVIPESDGPFVMLMVGVNGVGKTTTIGKLAKQFQAEGKSVMLAAGDTFRAAAVEQLQVWGDRNNIPVIAQHTGADSASVIFDAISAAKARKIDIIIADTAGRLQNKAHLMEELKKVVRVMKKLDVNAPHEVMLTLDAGTGQNALSQTKLFDEAVGLTGLTVTKLDGTAKGGVVFAIADKHDIPIRYLGVGEGIDDLRPFNGNDFIDALFVKE; from the coding sequence ATGTTTGGGTGGCTAGGTTTTGGTCGCAAGGCAAAAGAAGAAGCTGTTGATGAAAGTAGTACGGCTGAAGAACAAGCGACTGTAGAATCAGAAGCTATTGATAAACCAATAATTAATGAAGCTGCTGAAGTTAATGTTACTGAGGAAGTTGTTGCTAAGGCAGAAGTAAAGGTTGAAGATATTCTGCCAGAGCCAGAGCCAGAGCCAGAGCCAGAGCCAGAGCCAGAGCCAGAGCCAGAGCCAGAGCCAGAGTTGCTCACACCTAAGGTAGTAGTACCAGAGCCTATTACAGCCAAAGCTGTGGAGCTAGAACCGGTCAAGCCAAAGGAAGTAGAACCTGAGTCTTTTACACCGGAAGAAGTAGCGGCAGAATTACCAGTTTCTACCGAAGTTGAATTGCCTGTTGCTGAGGAAGTGATAGCAACAACTGAGCCGCTTGATGAATCAGAAGGTGAACCTGAAATATTAGAAGCGCCTGAGGCAGTAGAAGCTCCAGCCGTTATCGAAGAAGAGAAGCTTGGCTTTTTTGCTCGACTAAAAAAGGGATTAAGTAAAACGCGTCACAATTTAGGTGGTGGTTTATTTGACTTGTTCCGAGGCAAGCAAATTGATGATGATTTGTTTGAAGAGCTAGAAACTCACTTGTTACTGGCTGATATTGGTATTGAAACTACCATGAAAATCATTGACTCACTAACGCAAAGCGCTAATCGTAAGCAGTTAAAAAATGCTGAAGCACTCTACGAATTATTGAAAGTAGAATTAAAAAAGGTTATTGATAAAGTTGATCAACCATTAGTTATTCCTGAAAGCGATGGACCATTTGTTATGCTAATGGTTGGTGTTAATGGCGTAGGCAAAACAACAACTATTGGTAAGCTAGCGAAACAATTTCAAGCCGAAGGAAAATCGGTTATGTTAGCCGCAGGTGATACGTTTAGAGCCGCAGCGGTAGAGCAATTGCAGGTATGGGGTGATCGTAACAACATTCCAGTTATTGCCCAACATACGGGTGCAGACAGTGCATCGGTAATTTTTGATGCCATAAGTGCTGCTAAAGCACGTAAGATTGATATTATTATTGCTGACACGGCAGGGCGTTTACAAAACAAAGCCCACTTAATGGAAGAGCTAAAAAAAGTCGTCAGAGTAATGAAAAAACTCGATGTAAATGCTCCTCACGAAGTTATGCTAACGCTTGATGCTGGCACAGGTCAAAATGCATTAAGTCAAACTAAATTATTTGATGAAGCCGTTGGTTTAACTGGCTTAACCGTTACCAAGTTAGACGGAACTGCGAAAGGTGGTGTTGTCTTCGCTATTGCGGATAAACATGATATTCCTATTCGTTATTTAGGTGTAGGTGAAGGTATCGATGATCTTCGTCCATTTAATGGCAATGATTTTATTGATGCTTTGTTTGTGAAAGAGTAA
- the tyrS gene encoding tyrosine--tRNA ligase, with protein MTTQLLNDISQRGLISQISQQEELGNLLQTPQVVYCGFDPTAGSLHIGHLVPLLMLKRFQDAGHQCIALIGGATGLIGDPSFKATERSLNTKQTVQQWVDALSAQIQGVMTAHLAQPLTIQNNADWIGSVNILDFFRDVGKHFSVNAMINKESVKQRLLRPEQGLSFTEFSYSLLQSFDFAELNKRFGCSLQIGGNDQWGNIVSGIDLTRRLNKAKVYGLTLPLITKSDGTKFGKTEGGAIWLDPSKTSPYAFYQFWLNTDDADVYHFLRYYTFLSNEEIDEIQRTDQLSKGKPKAQQVLAEQLTHFVHGEVGLNSAMRISLSLFNGNVQQLSLSELTQLELDGLDVITVDHNSDICDLLVTAKLANSKRIARELISNNAIKVNGERIDHVEASLDFPLFDRFWIIQRGKKQFKLIKKQ; from the coding sequence ATGACCACTCAACTATTGAACGATATATCCCAACGCGGTTTAATTTCTCAGATCAGCCAGCAAGAAGAGCTTGGTAACCTATTACAAACACCGCAAGTGGTTTATTGTGGCTTTGATCCAACAGCAGGAAGTTTGCATATTGGACACTTAGTGCCGTTGCTGATGCTAAAACGATTTCAAGATGCTGGCCATCAATGTATTGCCTTAATTGGTGGCGCAACAGGCTTAATAGGCGATCCAAGCTTTAAAGCCACAGAAAGGTCATTAAACACCAAGCAAACGGTTCAACAATGGGTTGATGCATTGTCTGCACAAATACAAGGAGTAATGACGGCACATTTAGCACAACCGCTAACCATTCAAAACAATGCCGACTGGATTGGCTCAGTGAACATACTCGATTTCTTTCGCGATGTAGGTAAGCATTTCTCCGTTAACGCCATGATAAATAAAGAGTCGGTCAAACAACGATTACTGCGTCCAGAGCAAGGACTTTCGTTTACGGAATTTAGCTACTCATTACTACAGTCTTTTGATTTTGCGGAGCTAAATAAACGTTTTGGCTGCTCTTTACAAATAGGCGGTAACGACCAATGGGGCAATATTGTGAGTGGTATTGATTTAACTCGTCGCCTTAATAAAGCTAAAGTGTACGGATTAACGCTGCCACTCATTACTAAATCAGATGGCACCAAGTTTGGTAAAACCGAAGGTGGCGCAATCTGGCTTGATCCAAGCAAAACTTCACCTTATGCCTTTTACCAGTTTTGGTTAAACACCGACGATGCCGATGTATACCACTTCCTACGTTACTACACCTTCTTGTCTAATGAAGAGATTGATGAAATTCAACGTACCGATCAATTAAGTAAAGGCAAACCTAAAGCACAGCAAGTATTGGCCGAACAACTCACGCATTTTGTACATGGTGAAGTGGGGTTAAACAGCGCAATGCGTATCAGTTTGTCACTATTTAACGGCAATGTGCAGCAATTAAGCTTATCAGAGCTAACACAACTTGAACTAGACGGGTTAGACGTTATCACTGTCGATCACAATAGTGATATATGTGACTTGTTAGTTACCGCTAAGCTTGCTAATTCAAAGCGTATTGCTAGAGAGTTGATAAGCAATAATGCCATTAAAGTGAACGGCGAACGAATCGACCATGTAGAGGCATCGTTAGACTTTCCACTCTTTGACCGTTTTTGGATTATCCAACGCGGCAAAAAGCAATTTAAGCTGATCAAAAAACAGTAA
- a CDS encoding carboxymuconolactone decarboxylase family protein, which yields MTTLTTHTIESAPAASKPLLEGSVKAFGMLPNLHGVLASSPQALEGYQILHKLFGETSFDAEELTVVWQGINVEHGCHYCVPAHTGIAHSMKVAPELTEALRNQESMPTAKLQALLDMTLIIVRNRGNVTQEELNKFYEAGYGEQQVLEIILGLAQKVISNYTNHIGNTPVDDAFAQFAWTKK from the coding sequence ATGACAACATTAACTACGCACACAATTGAATCAGCACCAGCAGCAAGCAAGCCATTATTAGAAGGCTCTGTAAAGGCATTCGGCATGTTACCAAACTTGCATGGCGTTTTAGCAAGCTCTCCTCAAGCACTTGAAGGCTACCAAATACTTCACAAATTATTTGGTGAAACATCATTTGATGCAGAAGAGTTAACGGTTGTTTGGCAAGGAATTAATGTAGAGCACGGCTGTCACTACTGTGTACCTGCACATACAGGTATTGCTCATTCAATGAAAGTTGCACCTGAGTTAACAGAAGCGTTACGTAATCAAGAATCAATGCCAACAGCTAAGTTACAAGCATTATTAGATATGACACTTATTATTGTGCGTAATCGTGGTAATGTAACGCAAGAAGAATTAAATAAGTTCTACGAAGCTGGCTATGGTGAACAACAAGTTTTAGAAATCATATTAGGCCTTGCTCAAAAAGTTATTAGTAACTACACAAATCACATTGGCAATACACCTGTTGATGATGCATTTGCACAGTTTGCTTGGACTAAAAAGTAA
- the ftsE gene encoding cell division ATP-binding protein FtsE has product MISFNNVNKTYPGGFLALKQVNFDLEAGEMAFLTGHSGAGKSTLLKLISMMEKPSSGSILVNNTELASITYNQIPYVRRGIGMIFQSHNLLKDRTIFDNVALPLIIEGVSHREIKKRVETALDKVHLSAKLKCFPHMLSGGEQQRVGIARAIVNKPPILLADEPTGNLDPKLSLDIISLFEEFNAAGVTVLIATHDLGLIARMRYRTLTLKEGTMINDGIVEGLQAQGVAYE; this is encoded by the coding sequence ATGATTAGCTTTAATAATGTTAACAAAACTTACCCTGGTGGTTTTCTTGCGCTAAAACAAGTGAACTTCGATCTAGAAGCTGGAGAAATGGCTTTTTTAACAGGTCATTCAGGTGCAGGTAAAAGTACACTCTTAAAGCTAATCTCTATGATGGAAAAGCCAAGTTCGGGCAGCATATTAGTCAATAACACCGAACTTGCTAGCATTACGTATAATCAAATCCCCTATGTTCGACGGGGCATTGGTATGATTTTTCAAAGTCATAACTTGCTCAAAGACCGAACTATTTTTGATAATGTTGCATTGCCATTAATTATTGAAGGCGTCAGTCACCGAGAAATTAAAAAACGTGTTGAAACAGCCCTAGATAAAGTACATTTAAGTGCAAAACTAAAGTGTTTCCCTCATATGCTATCAGGTGGAGAGCAGCAACGAGTAGGTATTGCTCGTGCTATTGTTAATAAACCCCCAATTTTACTTGCCGATGAACCAACCGGTAATTTAGACCCTAAACTGTCGCTTGATATCATCAGTCTTTTTGAAGAATTTAATGCCGCAGGCGTTACTGTACTTATCGCCACACATGATCTTGGCTTAATCGCTCGTATGAGATACCGCACCTTAACATTAAAAGAAGGTACCATGATTAACGATGGTATTGTTGAGGGCTTACAAGCACAAGGAGTGGCTTATGAGTAA
- the yghU gene encoding glutathione-dependent disulfide-bond oxidoreductase, whose protein sequence is MLEQYIPPEIWTHDAESGGKWASINRPVSGATHEKTLPIGEHALQLYSMGTPNGQKITIMLEELLALGKDAQYDAHMIKIGEGDQFSSGFVTINPNSKIPVLVDSSYATPLPVFESASILVYLAEKFDVLLPKDIVKRAQVMNWLFWLHGSAPYLGGGFGHFYSYAPEKFEYAIDRFTMEIKRQLDVLDKQLANNEFIAGDELSIADIATWPWYGNLVLGELYSAKEFLQAEDYTHVQRWAKAMLARPAFQRGRIVNKTWGEAWEQLENRHNAEDIDKVLALQPK, encoded by the coding sequence ATGTTAGAGCAATATATACCACCCGAAATTTGGACTCATGACGCTGAAAGTGGCGGTAAGTGGGCCAGTATTAATCGTCCCGTTTCTGGGGCGACACATGAAAAAACCTTACCTATTGGGGAACATGCGTTACAGCTGTACTCCATGGGTACGCCAAATGGCCAAAAAATAACAATCATGTTAGAAGAGCTATTAGCACTAGGTAAAGATGCACAATATGATGCTCACATGATTAAAATTGGTGAAGGTGATCAATTTTCATCGGGTTTTGTAACCATTAATCCTAACTCTAAAATTCCAGTGTTAGTTGATAGCAGCTACGCAACACCGCTTCCTGTTTTTGAATCAGCTTCAATTTTAGTGTACTTAGCAGAGAAGTTTGATGTTTTGTTACCTAAGGACATTGTTAAGCGCGCACAGGTGATGAATTGGTTATTTTGGTTACACGGCTCGGCACCTTATTTAGGTGGTGGTTTTGGACACTTCTATAGTTATGCACCAGAAAAATTTGAATATGCGATTGATCGTTTTACCATGGAAATTAAGCGACAGTTAGATGTGTTAGATAAACAGCTAGCCAACAATGAATTCATTGCGGGTGATGAGCTGAGTATCGCCGATATTGCAACGTGGCCATGGTATGGCAACCTAGTTTTAGGAGAGCTTTACAGCGCTAAAGAATTTCTGCAAGCAGAAGACTACACACATGTTCAACGTTGGGCAAAAGCAATGTTAGCTCGCCCAGCTTTTCAACGTGGTCGTATCGTCAATAAAACTTGGGGAGAAGCGTGGGAACAGCTTGAAAATCGTCACAACGCTGAAGACATTGATAAGGTGTTAGCGCTACAGCCTAAATAA
- a CDS encoding VOC family protein: MIGYTTIGSKDLDKAVSFYDALLELVGGKRVMEMDRIKFYGTDAGGAMLAVCIPHDNNEQSCGNGQQVAIPGGSIEGAKALYNKAIELGATDAGEPGQRFDFFYGSYVYDLDGNKLCFFHMT, translated from the coding sequence ATGATTGGATATACTACTATTGGTTCAAAAGACCTAGACAAAGCTGTTTCTTTTTACGATGCTTTACTTGAGCTAGTTGGCGGTAAAAGAGTTATGGAAATGGATAGAATTAAATTTTATGGAACAGACGCTGGCGGGGCAATGTTAGCTGTATGTATTCCTCATGATAACAATGAACAAAGTTGTGGTAATGGACAGCAAGTTGCTATTCCTGGTGGCTCTATTGAGGGTGCAAAAGCGCTTTATAATAAAGCAATTGAATTAGGCGCTACTGATGCTGGTGAACCTGGACAGCGTTTTGATTTCTTCTATGGTTCATATGTTTATGACTTAGATGGAAATAAACTTTGTTTCTTCCATATGACTTAA
- the ftsX gene encoding permease-like cell division protein FtsX produces MSNNLHSSGLSQRTSFLRRLLSLPIRHLQQAVGSLGDLWRTPFTSVMTVFVLGISLALPATLHLFVKNAQQVSEQWDSASQITLFLKLSTTEKSAENLVKRIKLYSDVSDVRYISAKQALKEFKILSGFGESLEYLDENPLPATILVSPTERSSQASAANELLVKLKQEREVDQGKLDLEWLTRLEAVAHLIEDIVIGVALLLCMSVVLIVGNTIRLAILNQKDAIAVMKLVGATDSFIQRPFLYSGMWYGVFGGLLSCLSVAILAQYLTGSISELTDLYQSNFQLQGLAFNEALLLIAIAVTLGLAGSYISVRKHIRAIEPNAD; encoded by the coding sequence ATGAGTAACAACTTGCATTCAAGTGGTTTAAGTCAGCGAACTTCATTTTTAAGACGCTTATTAAGCTTACCTATTCGTCACTTACAACAAGCTGTGGGTAGCTTAGGCGACTTATGGCGAACACCTTTTACCTCAGTAATGACCGTGTTTGTCTTAGGTATTAGCTTAGCCTTACCAGCAACATTACATTTGTTTGTAAAAAATGCTCAGCAAGTGAGTGAGCAATGGGACAGTGCGTCACAAATCACACTATTTTTAAAGCTATCTACTACAGAAAAAAGTGCAGAGAACCTAGTAAAACGTATTAAGTTATATTCTGACGTGAGTGACGTTCGCTATATTTCTGCTAAGCAAGCGCTGAAAGAGTTTAAAATATTATCTGGTTTTGGTGAATCGTTAGAATATTTAGATGAAAACCCTTTACCAGCAACCATTTTAGTCTCGCCTACTGAACGTTCTAGTCAAGCCAGTGCTGCTAATGAATTATTAGTAAAACTAAAGCAGGAACGTGAAGTTGATCAAGGGAAGCTTGATTTAGAATGGCTAACACGCCTAGAAGCTGTAGCACATCTTATAGAAGATATTGTGATTGGCGTTGCTTTGCTATTATGTATGTCGGTGGTATTAATTGTAGGTAACACTATTCGTTTAGCAATTTTGAACCAAAAAGATGCGATTGCTGTAATGAAACTTGTTGGCGCAACAGACAGCTTTATCCAAAGACCTTTTCTGTATAGTGGCATGTGGTATGGGGTTTTTGGTGGATTATTATCTTGCTTGTCAGTCGCAATACTGGCGCAATATTTAACTGGCTCTATCAGTGAATTAACCGATTTATATCAAAGTAATTTTCAATTACAGGGCTTAGCGTTTAATGAAGCTTTATTGTTAATAGCGATAGCGGTTACCTTAGGTTTGGCTGGTAGCTATATCTCGGTACGTAAACACATACGCGCTATTGAACCTAATGCCGATTAA
- the rsmD gene encoding 16S rRNA (guanine(966)-N(2))-methyltransferase RsmD — translation MITVSDMSQGKKQQKKKAASGSIRIIAGKHKGRKLPVLAAEGLRPTTDRVKETLFNWLMPYIHGANCLDCFAGAGSLGFEALSRGAANVHLIELNKEAAKQLSANKQLLKSDDIVVCNTDTLAFLKTQTPTPFDVIFIDPPFRQNLISQTSELLNKGWLSEQALIYVEMEAESDQALPGNWQLLKEKIAGQVAYRLYQNS, via the coding sequence ATGATAACTGTCAGCGATATGAGTCAAGGTAAAAAACAACAAAAGAAAAAGGCTGCATCTGGCAGCATTCGTATTATTGCAGGTAAGCATAAAGGTCGAAAATTACCGGTATTAGCTGCAGAGGGTTTAAGACCAACGACAGACCGTGTGAAAGAAACACTCTTTAATTGGTTGATGCCCTATATCCACGGGGCTAACTGTTTAGATTGCTTTGCAGGTGCAGGAAGTTTAGGTTTTGAGGCGCTTTCTCGTGGGGCTGCAAACGTTCATTTAATTGAGCTGAACAAAGAGGCGGCTAAACAATTATCGGCGAATAAGCAATTGCTGAAGTCTGACGATATTGTGGTATGTAATACAGACACCTTAGCATTTTTAAAAACCCAAACACCGACGCCATTTGATGTGATTTTTATTGATCCCCCTTTTCGACAAAACCTAATTTCACAAACCAGTGAGTTATTAAATAAGGGTTGGTTAAGCGAACAAGCACTAATTTATGTAGAAATGGAAGCGGAAAGTGATCAAGCGTTGCCTGGTAATTGGCAGCTATTAAAAGAAAAAATTGCCGGACAAGTTGCTTATCGTTTATATCAAAATAGTTAA
- the rpoH gene encoding RNA polymerase sigma factor RpoH, protein MSNTMQLTVPRSGSIESYMQSAYSIPMLTAEEEKDLATRLYEENDLKAAQKLIMSHLRFVIHVAKGYSGYGLAHADLVQEGNVGLMKAVKRFNPEVGVRLVSFAVHWIKAEIHEFVLKNWRIVKVATTKAQRKLFFNLRKNKKRLGWFSNDEVNTVAETLGVSTKDVLEMENRMSSHDQAFELSSDDDDGASAGNFSPALYLEDKQSDLAVEVENANWEDHANTRLSTALVALDERSQDIIKTRWLAEDKTTLQDLANKYQISAERVRQLEKNALNKLKNTMVL, encoded by the coding sequence ATGAGTAATACAATGCAACTAACAGTACCACGTAGCGGCAGTATTGAGTCTTACATGCAATCAGCATATAGCATTCCAATGCTTACCGCTGAAGAAGAGAAAGATCTCGCAACTCGCCTTTATGAAGAAAACGATTTGAAAGCGGCGCAAAAACTTATTATGTCGCATTTACGCTTTGTTATTCATGTAGCGAAAGGTTATTCAGGCTATGGTTTAGCACACGCCGATTTAGTACAAGAAGGCAACGTTGGCTTAATGAAAGCGGTTAAGCGCTTTAATCCTGAAGTAGGTGTACGTTTAGTATCATTTGCTGTTCATTGGATCAAAGCAGAAATTCATGAGTTTGTCTTAAAAAACTGGCGCATAGTAAAAGTAGCAACAACTAAAGCACAACGTAAATTATTCTTTAACCTACGTAAAAACAAAAAACGTTTAGGTTGGTTTAGTAACGATGAAGTAAATACAGTTGCTGAAACATTAGGTGTAAGCACCAAAGATGTGTTGGAAATGGAAAATCGCATGAGTAGCCATGACCAAGCATTTGAATTATCTTCAGACGACGATGATGGCGCGAGTGCAGGTAACTTCTCTCCAGCGTTATATCTTGAAGATAAACAATCAGATTTAGCGGTTGAAGTAGAAAATGCTAACTGGGAAGACCACGCTAATACACGTTTATCTACGGCACTAGTCGCATTAGATGAACGTAGCCAAGACATTATTAAAACGCGTTGGTTAGCAGAAGACAAAACAACATTGCAAGATTTGGCAAACAAATATCAAATTTCTGCAGAGCGTGTTCGTCAATTAGAGAAAAATGCGTTGAACAAACTTAAAAACACAATGGTTCTGTAA
- a CDS encoding TetR/AcrR family transcriptional regulator, whose product MSKKEELLKVAENKVRQGGYNNFSFREIANEVGIKSASVHYHFPTKADLGAELAHQYTNAFLAALGDVDDIKARGENPIDVYTQIFKGALLTDDKMCLCGLLGAQNESLPEKVQVEVKRFFDKNLTWLNAAHTANGEANPAHAAITTVSLLEGAMMISKALNDHSYFTLATQ is encoded by the coding sequence ATGAGTAAAAAAGAAGAACTCTTAAAAGTCGCTGAAAATAAAGTACGTCAAGGCGGTTACAACAATTTTAGCTTTAGAGAAATTGCCAATGAAGTAGGCATTAAGAGTGCCAGTGTGCATTATCACTTTCCTACAAAAGCTGACTTAGGCGCTGAGCTAGCACATCAATATACAAACGCTTTTTTAGCGGCATTAGGTGATGTTGACGACATTAAAGCAAGAGGCGAAAACCCAATTGATGTTTACACACAAATTTTCAAAGGTGCTTTATTAACTGATGACAAAATGTGTTTATGTGGATTATTAGGAGCTCAAAACGAAAGCTTGCCAGAAAAAGTGCAAGTTGAAGTAAAACGCTTCTTTGATAAAAACTTAACCTGGCTTAATGCTGCACATACCGCTAATGGCGAAGCTAACCCCGCTCATGCTGCAATAACCACAGTAAGTTTACTTGAGGGTGCAATGATGATCAGCAAAGCCCTAAACGACCATAGCTACTTTACACTTGCGACTCAATAA